The following proteins come from a genomic window of Paramicrobacterium humi:
- a CDS encoding ABC transporter permease — MIGALELGLIYGVMALGVYLTFRVLNFPDLTVDGSFTTGAAVAAALITNGHNPVLATLAGGGAGLVAGAITGLLHTKGRIDGLLAGILTMIALWSVNLRIMGTAKEGASVAANLPLLRADTVFTPLKDAHVLGTWPSIGILFVAVMVFKLIVDWFLSTNLGLAIQATGDNGPMIRSFGVSTDGTTILTLALSNGLVALCGAFVAQYQGFADISMGIGLILVGLASVILGQAVLGQRFIWIASFAVVFGAVLYRLIIFFAMRVGLDPNDMKLVTAVLVVLALLLPRWGFLKRVPSLRGRGGRVPPREPAPEREDVAADAGTAELSGAAESSTNEGR, encoded by the coding sequence ATGATCGGCGCACTCGAGCTCGGGCTCATCTACGGTGTGATGGCGCTCGGCGTGTACCTCACGTTCCGCGTTCTCAACTTTCCCGACCTCACGGTCGACGGAAGCTTCACGACCGGAGCCGCCGTCGCGGCGGCGCTGATCACGAACGGACACAACCCCGTCCTCGCCACCCTCGCCGGTGGCGGGGCGGGGCTCGTGGCGGGAGCCATCACGGGCCTGCTGCACACCAAGGGCCGAATCGACGGCCTTCTGGCGGGAATCCTCACCATGATCGCTCTCTGGTCGGTCAACCTCCGCATCATGGGAACAGCGAAAGAGGGAGCGTCGGTAGCGGCGAACCTTCCCCTGCTGCGTGCCGACACCGTCTTCACTCCGCTCAAGGACGCGCATGTGCTCGGTACGTGGCCGAGCATCGGCATCCTCTTCGTCGCCGTCATGGTGTTCAAGCTCATCGTGGACTGGTTTCTCTCCACGAACCTCGGTCTCGCCATCCAGGCGACCGGCGACAACGGACCCATGATCCGCAGCTTCGGAGTCTCGACGGACGGCACGACGATTCTCACGCTCGCGCTGTCGAACGGTCTCGTCGCGCTCTGCGGCGCTTTCGTCGCGCAGTATCAGGGATTCGCCGACATCAGCATGGGCATCGGCCTCATCCTCGTCGGCCTCGCCTCAGTCATCCTCGGTCAAGCGGTGCTGGGGCAGCGATTCATCTGGATCGCGAGCTTCGCGGTCGTCTTCGGCGCGGTGCTCTACCGTCTCATCATCTTCTTCGCCATGCGCGTGGGACTCGACCCCAACGACATGAAGCTCGTCACGGCCGTGCTCGTCGTGCTCGCGCTGCTGCTGCCGCGGTGGGGGTTCCTCAAGCGCGTGCCGTCATTGCGGGGCCGCGGCGGGCGCGTGCCACCTCGCGAACCCGCTCCTGAACGGGAAGACGTGGCGGCGGATGCCGGAACCGCTGAGCTCTCTGGGGCCGCAGAATCATCGACGAACGAGGGAAGGTAG
- a CDS encoding ISL3-like element ISPfr2 family transposase, whose translation MSDATPPAGFGRPDLTAFARLDGLGLSVTGQRLEPDRAVLACRVVEPDQWCRRCGSEGAARDTVIRRLAHEPLGWRPTVLEVVVRRYRCADCGHVWRQDTSAAAEPRAQLSRTGLRWALEGIVVAHLTVARVAEGLGVAWDTANNAVLAEGKRLLINDPTRFEGVKVIGVDEHVWRHTRRGDKYVTVIIDLTPVRDGAGPARLLDMVEGRSKAAFKTWLADRDDAFRDAVEVVAMDGFTGFKTAAAEEIPDAVTVMDPFHVVRLAGDALDRCRRRVQLAIHGHRGFRDDPLYKSRRTLHTGADLLTDKQSDRLRALFVDDAHVEVEATWGVYQRMIAAYRHEDRQRGRELMEKLITDLSAGVPKVLTELTTLGRTLKKRAADVLAYFERPGTSNGPTEALNGRLEHLRGSALGFRNLTNYIARSLLETGGFRPQLLHPRLG comes from the coding sequence GTGTCCGACGCTACCCCGCCGGCCGGCTTCGGCCGCCCTGACCTGACCGCCTTCGCTCGACTCGACGGCCTCGGTCTGAGCGTGACCGGACAACGACTTGAGCCGGATCGTGCGGTCCTCGCGTGCCGCGTGGTGGAACCAGATCAGTGGTGCCGACGGTGCGGCAGCGAAGGCGCTGCTCGTGACACCGTGATCCGGCGGTTGGCCCACGAGCCGCTGGGCTGGCGACCGACCGTGCTGGAAGTTGTAGTGCGCCGCTACCGCTGTGCCGACTGCGGACACGTGTGGCGCCAAGACACCAGCGCCGCGGCGGAGCCACGCGCGCAGCTCTCGCGCACCGGGCTGCGGTGGGCGCTGGAAGGGATCGTGGTCGCACACCTCACCGTCGCACGTGTCGCCGAGGGACTCGGGGTCGCGTGGGACACCGCCAACAACGCGGTCCTGGCTGAAGGCAAGCGGCTGCTGATCAACGACCCCACGCGGTTCGAGGGCGTGAAGGTCATTGGCGTCGATGAGCACGTCTGGCGCCACACCAGGCGTGGCGACAAGTACGTGACCGTGATCATCGACCTCACCCCGGTCCGCGATGGCGCCGGCCCAGCAAGGCTGCTGGACATGGTCGAGGGCCGGTCGAAGGCGGCGTTCAAGACCTGGCTCGCCGACCGCGACGACGCCTTCCGTGACGCGGTCGAGGTGGTCGCGATGGACGGGTTCACCGGGTTCAAGACCGCCGCTGCAGAGGAGATCCCGGACGCGGTCACGGTGATGGATCCCTTCCACGTCGTGCGCCTGGCCGGTGACGCCCTCGACAGGTGCCGGCGCCGGGTCCAACTCGCGATCCACGGGCACCGTGGGTTCAGGGACGACCCGCTCTACAAGTCGCGGCGCACGCTGCACACCGGCGCGGACCTGCTCACCGACAAGCAGAGCGACAGGCTACGCGCGCTGTTCGTTGATGACGCTCACGTCGAGGTCGAGGCGACCTGGGGTGTCTACCAGCGCATGATCGCCGCCTATCGCCACGAGGACCGGCAACGTGGCCGCGAGCTCATGGAGAAGCTGATCACCGACCTCAGCGCCGGCGTCCCCAAGGTGCTCACCGAGCTCACCACCCTGGGCCGGACCCTGAAGAAGCGAGCCGCTGACGTGCTCGCCTACTTCGAACGACCCGGCACCAGCAACGGGCCGACCGAGGCGCTCAACGGACGGCTCGAACACCTGCGCGGCTCCGCACTCGGGTTCCGCAACCTGACCAACTACATCGCCCGAAGCCTGCTCGAGACCGGCGGCTTCAGACCCCAACTCCTACACCCCCGATTGGGATGA
- a CDS encoding ABC transporter substrate-binding protein, producing MTTTRVMAGLALAAASALALAGCASGDSGDSGSADGGKQKLSIGISQLVQHPALDAATEGFKKAFIDAGYVDGDTVNFDVQNANGEQSTAVTIAQSFASQDLDMVLAVATPAAQAAAQAITNIPVLFTAVTDAESAELVDSNEKPGGNITGTSDAAPIGDQLDLLQQIVPDAKVVGIVYSSGEVNSEVQVKAAEAAADERGMTIKSQTVTTANDIAQAAAALGDVDAIYVPTDNTVVSGISALVQYAEGKQIPIIGAEAGTVEGGAIATLGIDYEKLGHQTGEMALKILENDGDPATMPVEVSKEFSYVVNPGAAERMGVTIPEDILDKAETVE from the coding sequence ATGACGACCACAAGGGTGATGGCGGGCCTCGCGCTCGCCGCCGCGAGCGCGCTCGCCCTCGCCGGATGCGCCAGCGGCGATTCCGGTGACTCAGGCAGCGCGGACGGAGGGAAGCAGAAGCTCTCGATCGGCATCAGCCAGCTCGTGCAGCACCCCGCGCTCGACGCGGCGACCGAAGGCTTCAAGAAGGCGTTCATCGACGCCGGCTACGTCGACGGTGACACCGTGAACTTCGACGTGCAGAACGCGAACGGCGAGCAGTCGACCGCCGTCACGATCGCGCAGAGCTTCGCGTCCCAGGATCTCGACATGGTGCTCGCCGTCGCGACACCCGCCGCCCAAGCCGCGGCCCAGGCGATCACCAACATCCCGGTTCTGTTCACCGCCGTTACCGACGCCGAATCGGCAGAGCTCGTCGACTCGAACGAGAAGCCGGGCGGAAACATCACGGGCACGAGCGACGCCGCGCCCATCGGCGACCAACTCGACCTCCTGCAGCAGATCGTTCCCGACGCGAAGGTCGTCGGCATCGTCTACAGCTCTGGTGAGGTGAACTCCGAGGTGCAGGTGAAGGCGGCGGAGGCCGCGGCCGACGAGCGTGGCATGACCATCAAGTCGCAGACAGTCACGACGGCGAACGACATCGCGCAGGCCGCGGCAGCGCTCGGCGACGTCGACGCCATCTACGTGCCGACGGACAACACTGTCGTCTCGGGCATCTCCGCCCTCGTGCAGTACGCCGAGGGAAAGCAGATCCCGATCATCGGAGCGGAAGCGGGAACCGTCGAGGGCGGCGCTATCGCGACGCTCGGCATCGACTACGAGAAGCTCGGCCACCAGACCGGCGAGATGGCGCTCAAGATCCTCGAGAACGACGGGGACCCGGCAACGATGCCCGTCGAGGTCTCAAAGGAGTTCTCGTACGTCGTGAACCCGGGAGCAGCCGAGCGCATGGGCGTCACGATTCCCGAGGACATCCTCGACAAGGCCGAAACGGTCGAATAG
- a CDS encoding heavy metal translocating P-type ATPase: MSTSAPPSGGPDIELEIGGMTCASCANRIERKLNKLDGVSATVNYATEKAKVSVPAGYDPALLVAEVEKTGYTAALPQPPAAGPTSTVAETEDPELTALRHRLAGSIALTIPVIAMAMIPALQFTYWQWASLTLAAPVIVWAAWPFHRAAWTNLRHGTATMDTLISMGTSAAFLWSLYALFFGTAGVPGMTHPFEFTIAPSEGAGNIYLEVGAGVTMFILAGRYFEKRSKRRAGAALRALLELGAKNVSVLRNGVEVTIPTAELRVGDEFIVRPGEKIATDGVVVSGTSAVDMSMLTGESVPVEVAAGDTVTGATVNSGGRLVVRAARVGADTQLAQMAKLVEDAQTGKAEVQRLADRISGVFVPIVIVIAFVTLGTWLVAGFPVAAAFTAAVAVLVIACPCALGLATPTALLVGTGRGAQMGILIKGPEVLESTRTVDTVVLDKTGTVTTGTIALVDVITEPGVDRAELLRLAGALENASEHPIAQAIARAAAQEVGPLPAPDEFANVAGTGVQGVVEGSAVIVGRESLLAAWSQALSPELAAAKTSAESEGKTVVAAGCDGRARGILVVADTVKPTSAEAVAQLKRMGLAPVLLTGDNEAVARQIARDVGIERVYAEVLPKDKVDVIARLQREGKVVAMVGDGVNDAPALAQADLGLAMGTGTDVAIEAADITLVRGDLRGAVDAIRLSRKTLGTIKTNLFWAFAYNVAAIPIAALGMLNPMLAGAAMAFSSVFVVGNSLRLRGFRSTATSPAAPRARATASRAR; the protein is encoded by the coding sequence ATGAGCACATCAGCGCCGCCTTCGGGCGGACCCGACATCGAGCTTGAGATCGGCGGGATGACCTGCGCCTCGTGCGCGAACCGCATCGAGAGAAAGCTCAACAAGCTCGACGGCGTGTCGGCGACCGTGAACTATGCGACGGAGAAGGCGAAGGTCTCCGTGCCGGCCGGCTACGACCCCGCGCTCCTTGTCGCCGAAGTCGAGAAGACCGGCTACACCGCGGCGCTCCCCCAGCCGCCTGCAGCAGGTCCCACGTCGACGGTTGCAGAGACCGAGGATCCTGAGCTGACTGCTCTGCGACACCGGCTCGCCGGTTCGATAGCGCTAACAATTCCGGTCATCGCGATGGCGATGATCCCGGCGCTGCAGTTCACCTACTGGCAGTGGGCCTCGCTCACCCTGGCCGCTCCCGTGATCGTGTGGGCCGCGTGGCCGTTCCACAGAGCGGCGTGGACGAACCTCAGGCACGGCACGGCCACAATGGACACGCTCATTTCCATGGGCACCTCCGCGGCGTTCTTGTGGTCGCTCTACGCGCTGTTCTTCGGCACGGCGGGCGTACCGGGCATGACCCACCCGTTCGAGTTCACGATCGCGCCGTCCGAGGGTGCCGGCAACATCTACCTCGAGGTCGGCGCAGGAGTGACGATGTTCATCCTCGCCGGCCGCTACTTCGAGAAGCGCTCCAAGCGCCGAGCCGGCGCCGCGCTGCGCGCCCTCCTCGAGCTCGGCGCGAAGAACGTATCGGTGCTGCGAAACGGCGTCGAAGTCACCATTCCCACGGCGGAGCTGCGCGTGGGCGACGAGTTCATCGTGCGCCCGGGTGAGAAGATCGCGACGGACGGCGTCGTCGTATCGGGCACGTCGGCGGTGGACATGTCGATGCTCACCGGCGAATCGGTTCCCGTCGAAGTGGCCGCCGGCGACACGGTCACGGGCGCCACCGTGAATTCGGGAGGGCGGCTCGTCGTTCGAGCCGCGCGCGTCGGAGCCGACACGCAGCTCGCGCAGATGGCGAAGCTCGTCGAAGACGCGCAGACCGGCAAGGCCGAAGTCCAGCGCCTGGCCGATCGGATCTCCGGTGTCTTCGTGCCGATCGTCATCGTCATCGCGTTCGTCACGCTCGGCACATGGCTCGTGGCCGGCTTCCCGGTCGCCGCCGCGTTCACCGCCGCCGTCGCCGTGCTCGTGATCGCGTGCCCGTGCGCATTGGGACTCGCGACGCCCACGGCGCTTCTTGTCGGAACGGGGCGCGGCGCGCAGATGGGAATCCTCATCAAGGGACCCGAGGTGCTCGAGTCGACCCGCACGGTCGACACTGTCGTGCTCGACAAGACGGGCACCGTGACGACGGGGACGATTGCCCTCGTCGACGTGATCACCGAACCGGGTGTCGACCGCGCCGAGCTGCTGCGCCTCGCGGGTGCCCTTGAGAACGCTTCCGAGCACCCGATCGCGCAGGCGATCGCGAGGGCGGCGGCCCAGGAGGTGGGCCCGCTGCCTGCTCCCGACGAGTTCGCCAACGTCGCGGGCACGGGAGTGCAGGGCGTCGTCGAGGGCTCAGCGGTCATCGTCGGCCGCGAGTCGCTCCTCGCCGCCTGGTCGCAGGCGCTCTCCCCCGAGCTCGCCGCGGCGAAGACGAGCGCCGAGAGCGAGGGCAAGACGGTCGTGGCCGCGGGCTGTGACGGTCGGGCTCGAGGCATCCTCGTCGTCGCCGACACCGTCAAGCCCACGAGCGCCGAGGCCGTCGCGCAGCTGAAGCGGATGGGGCTCGCCCCCGTGCTCCTCACCGGCGACAACGAAGCGGTCGCCCGGCAGATCGCTCGCGACGTGGGCATCGAGCGCGTCTACGCCGAAGTCCTGCCGAAGGACAAGGTCGATGTCATTGCCCGACTGCAGCGCGAGGGCAAGGTCGTCGCCATGGTCGGCGACGGCGTCAACGATGCACCGGCGCTCGCGCAGGCCGACTTGGGCCTGGCGATGGGAACCGGAACCGACGTCGCGATCGAGGCAGCCGACATCACGCTCGTGCGCGGCGATCTCCGCGGCGCCGTCGACGCGATCCGGCTGTCGCGCAAGACGCTCGGCACGATCAAGACGAACCTGTTCTGGGCCTTCGCCTACAACGTGGCGGCGATCCCGATCGCCGCGCTCGGCATGCTCAACCCGATGCTCGCGGGGGCGGCGATGGCGTTCTCGAGCGTGTTCGTCGTCGGCAACAGCCTCCGCCTGCGGGGCTTCCGCAGCACCGCTACGTCTCCAGCTGCTCCGAGAGCTCGAGCCACCGCGTCTCGAGCTCGCTGA
- a CDS encoding putative quinol monooxygenase: protein MPTPASLPYAFVAKIVAADGQHDAVADLLAGAVALANEEVGTIVWFAVRTHADTFWIFDAFPDEAARDAHANGAIVAALMANQHLLDAAPEILAADVLASKLP from the coding sequence ATGCCCACACCCGCATCACTCCCGTATGCCTTCGTCGCCAAGATCGTCGCGGCCGATGGACAGCACGACGCGGTCGCCGATCTGCTCGCCGGCGCTGTCGCACTCGCCAACGAAGAAGTAGGAACGATTGTCTGGTTCGCGGTCAGGACCCACGCCGACACCTTCTGGATCTTCGATGCATTCCCCGACGAAGCCGCTCGCGACGCCCACGCCAACGGCGCCATCGTCGCAGCCCTGATGGCCAACCAGCACCTCCTCGACGCAGCACCCGAGATCCTGGCGGCCGACGTCCTCGCGTCCAAGCTCCCGTAG
- a CDS encoding GlxA family transcriptional regulator yields the protein MRIGLIAIDGCFGSAIASIIDIVRVADGARGDVDPRIDPIELAILGPKRRVTTTASMTLSVDHPLSESGEFDVVVVPALGTLTAAATNDVLQSRDARSVIASLGRLDEATTRIAAACTGVFAVAETGRMHHRRATTSWFLGPEFLKRYPTVALDLDTMVVVDGNLVTAGAAFAHIDLALSLVRSISPDLAQHVAKLLIIDERPSQAAFVAYEHLRHEDPIVVEFERFVRARLDEPFNVASVAQSLGTSRRTLERRVRAALNLTPLGFVQRLRIERARHLSATTDFTSAEIALRVGYANAETLRSLLRRERRRS from the coding sequence ATGCGTATCGGACTGATCGCGATCGACGGCTGCTTCGGTTCGGCTATCGCGTCGATCATCGACATCGTGCGGGTGGCCGACGGAGCCCGCGGCGATGTCGACCCGCGGATCGACCCGATCGAACTCGCCATCCTCGGACCGAAACGGCGAGTGACCACGACGGCATCGATGACCCTGTCGGTGGACCACCCGCTGTCGGAGTCCGGAGAGTTCGACGTGGTCGTCGTCCCTGCGCTTGGAACCCTTACGGCCGCCGCCACCAACGACGTCCTCCAGAGCCGAGATGCTCGTTCGGTCATCGCCTCGCTCGGGCGCCTCGACGAGGCGACCACCCGGATCGCCGCGGCGTGCACCGGCGTGTTCGCTGTCGCCGAGACCGGACGGATGCATCATCGGAGGGCGACGACCAGCTGGTTCCTGGGGCCGGAGTTCCTGAAGCGCTATCCGACCGTCGCCCTCGATCTCGACACCATGGTCGTGGTCGACGGGAACCTCGTCACCGCCGGCGCCGCGTTCGCCCACATCGACCTCGCGCTCTCACTCGTGCGATCGATCAGCCCCGACCTGGCCCAACATGTCGCCAAGCTCCTCATCATCGACGAGCGTCCGTCGCAGGCGGCCTTCGTCGCCTACGAACATCTCCGGCACGAGGACCCGATCGTCGTCGAGTTCGAACGCTTCGTGCGCGCCCGCCTGGACGAACCGTTCAACGTCGCCTCCGTCGCGCAGTCGCTCGGCACCAGCCGGCGCACCCTCGAACGACGAGTCCGTGCGGCGCTCAACCTCACTCCGCTCGGCTTCGTCCAACGGCTTCGCATCGAACGGGCTCGGCACCTCTCAGCAACCACGGACTTCACCTCCGCCGAGATCGCGCTACGGGTCGGCTACGCGAACGCCGAGACTCTGCGCTCCCTCCTGCGCAGGGAGCGACGCCGTTCCTGA
- a CDS encoding MetQ/NlpA family ABC transporter substrate-binding protein, translating to MSKKKILAALAALPLVAALAACSGQAASDDAEKGSADNPVKIGVIGASDPEWDIYKKAAADEGISVDIIDFSDYAQPNPALSEGDIDINQFQHIIYLAQYNEASNDDLTPIGATAIYPLGLYSTKYDSVADIPKGSEVAVPNDESNQARGLLVLQSAGLITLKDGGSVFSTVSDVDEAKSKVKVTALEASLTPTSLPDLAAAIINNDFIEDAGLKASDALAQDDPNDPNAVPYINIFVTRAADKDNEVYNKLVDIYQSNQDVLDAVQEKSGGTAVFVKTPAADLQSSLDDVVADIKAKG from the coding sequence GTGTCCAAGAAGAAGATCCTCGCAGCGCTCGCCGCTCTGCCCCTCGTCGCCGCACTCGCCGCGTGCTCAGGCCAAGCCGCATCGGACGATGCGGAGAAGGGCAGCGCCGACAACCCCGTCAAGATCGGTGTCATCGGTGCGAGCGACCCCGAGTGGGACATCTACAAGAAGGCCGCGGCGGACGAGGGCATCTCGGTCGACATCATCGACTTCTCCGACTACGCGCAGCCGAACCCCGCGCTGAGCGAGGGCGACATCGACATCAACCAGTTCCAGCACATCATCTACCTGGCACAGTACAACGAGGCTTCAAACGATGACCTCACGCCGATCGGAGCCACGGCGATCTACCCGCTCGGACTGTACTCGACGAAGTACGACTCGGTCGCCGACATCCCCAAGGGTTCGGAGGTAGCCGTTCCCAACGACGAGTCGAACCAGGCGCGCGGACTCCTCGTGCTGCAGTCCGCCGGTCTCATCACTCTGAAGGACGGCGGAAGCGTCTTCTCCACCGTGTCTGACGTCGACGAAGCGAAGTCCAAGGTCAAGGTCACGGCACTCGAGGCGAGCCTCACGCCTACGTCGCTCCCTGATCTCGCCGCCGCGATCATCAACAACGACTTCATCGAAGACGCCGGCCTGAAGGCCTCCGACGCTCTCGCGCAGGACGACCCGAACGACCCGAACGCGGTTCCGTACATCAACATCTTCGTCACCCGCGCGGCTGACAAGGACAACGAGGTGTACAACAAGCTCGTCGACATCTACCAGAGCAACCAGGACGTGCTCGACGCCGTCCAGGAGAAGTCCGGCGGCACCGCCGTGTTCGTCAAGACGCCCGCCGCTGACCTCCAGTCGTCCCTCGACGACGTGGTCGCCGACATCAAGGCGAAGGGCTGA
- a CDS encoding heavy-metal-associated domain-containing protein: protein MTTNEYRVTGMTCAHCEMSVREEVSEIAGVEDISVSAESGSLVVTASSELDDATVLAAVEEAGYSAVRV, encoded by the coding sequence ATGACGACGAACGAGTACCGAGTGACCGGAATGACCTGCGCGCACTGCGAGATGTCGGTTCGCGAGGAGGTCAGCGAGATCGCCGGCGTGGAGGACATCAGCGTGAGCGCGGAATCCGGCTCGCTCGTCGTCACAGCGTCGAGCGAACTCGACGACGCGACGGTTCTCGCGGCGGTGGAAGAGGCCGGCTACTCCGCGGTTCGCGTTTAG
- a CDS encoding cold-shock protein: protein MATGTVKWFNAEKGFGFITPADGSSDVFAHYSAIATSGYRTLNENQQVEYEVAQGPKGLQAENIRPL from the coding sequence ATGGCAACCGGCACCGTCAAGTGGTTTAACGCCGAAAAGGGCTTCGGCTTCATCACTCCGGCCGACGGCTCGTCCGACGTCTTCGCTCACTACTCGGCGATCGCTACGAGCGGCTACCGCACGCTCAACGAGAACCAGCAGGTCGAGTACGAGGTCGCGCAGGGCCCGAAGGGCCTGCAGGCCGAGAACATTCGTCCTCTGTGA
- a CDS encoding ABC transporter ATP-binding protein: MLAIDSISKTFFPGTLNERRALVELSLRLDEGDFVTVIGSNGAGKSTLLNAISGRYTVDSGSIEIDGKRVNRLKEFQRAKFIGRVFQDPMAGTAPNLTIEQNLALALRRGRTRGLGFALTAKQRERFRDELASLELGLENRLPAKVGLLSGGQRQALSLLMAGFTRPRILLLDEHTAALDPQRAALVADLTQRIVTQGRLTTLMVTHNMEQAIKLGNRLVMMHEGRIVFEASEVQKRTLTVPRLLEEFSKIKGAALDDRTLLT; encoded by the coding sequence ATGCTCGCGATCGACTCCATCTCCAAGACCTTCTTCCCGGGAACGCTCAACGAGCGCCGCGCGCTCGTTGAGCTGAGCCTTCGGCTCGACGAAGGAGACTTCGTCACCGTGATCGGCTCGAACGGCGCCGGCAAGTCGACGCTCCTCAACGCGATCTCCGGGCGCTACACCGTTGACTCCGGCTCGATCGAGATCGACGGCAAGCGGGTCAACCGGCTCAAGGAATTCCAGCGTGCCAAGTTCATCGGCCGCGTGTTCCAGGACCCCATGGCGGGCACCGCCCCGAACCTCACGATCGAACAGAACCTGGCCCTCGCGCTCCGCCGCGGTCGCACTCGCGGCCTCGGGTTCGCGCTCACCGCAAAGCAGCGCGAGCGCTTCCGCGACGAACTCGCCTCCCTTGAGCTCGGTCTCGAGAACCGGCTCCCGGCGAAGGTCGGCCTGCTCTCCGGCGGCCAGCGACAGGCGCTGTCGCTCTTGATGGCCGGGTTCACCCGGCCGCGCATCCTGCTGCTCGATGAGCACACGGCCGCGCTCGACCCGCAGCGCGCCGCCCTCGTCGCGGACCTCACTCAGCGCATCGTCACGCAGGGCCGGCTCACGACACTCATGGTCACTCACAACATGGAGCAGGCGATCAAGCTCGGCAACCGGCTCGTCATGATGCACGAGGGCCGCATCGTCTTCGAGGCGTCGGAAGTCCAGAAGCGAACGCTCACCGTTCCGCGACTCCTCGAGGAGTTCTCGAAGATCAAGGGCGCCGCCCTCGACGATCGGACCCTGCTGACCTGA